The genome window ACGTAAATTGTACAGCAAATCAGGCAAGCTCAAAATGTAAAAAGCCCCGCAATATTCTGCGGGGCTTTCATTCTCTGGCAGGCAGATTAACCAGCCTGCAGCACGACAACCTTACTCAGCAACGATGCTGACGTATTTACGGTTGTTCGGGCCTTTAACTTCGAATTTCACTTTACCGTTTGCAGTAGCAAACAGAGTGTGGTCACGGCCAAGACCAACGTTAGTGCCTGCGTGGAACTTGGTGCCACGCTGACGAACGATGATGTTGCCAGCCAGTACAGATTCACCGCCGAAACGTTTTACGCCCAGGCGCTGTGCATTTGAGTCGCGACCGTTACGTGTTGAGCCGCCAGCCTTTTTGTGTGCCATTTGTCAGATCTCCTCTCAGGCGCTGATGCCAGTGATTTTCACATCAGTGAACCACTGACGATGGCCCTGCTGCTTACGATGGTGTTTACGACGACGAAACTTAACGATCTTAATTTTCTCGCCACGACCATGAGCAACAACTTCTGCTTTGATCACGCCACCTGAAACCAGCGGTGCGCCGATTGTAACGTCGTCACCATTTGCAATCATCAGAACCTGATCGAACTCAATAGTTTCGCCGGTTGCGATGTCCAGCTTTTCCAGGCGAACGGTTTGACCTTCGCTTACTCGGTGTTGTTTACCACCACTTTGGAAAACCGCGTACATATAAAACTCCGCTTCTGCGCTTACCTTCTTCAATTGTCAGGCGGCGCGATAAATATTCACAATAGGGCGCGAATTCTACGCAAAAATCCCTGCGTTGACAAGAGGACATAGCAAAGGATTGCAGAAAAAAAACGCAGCGCCATACCCAGGATTCAAGAGCCTCGTTTTTCAAGTACAATCTGTAATACATTACATGGCACAGACATGGGCAAAGTCGCTTAACATGGCGCTGAACAGAGCAATAGCTGAACAGACTGATGAATTTAGAACAAATTAATGAATTAACCGCCCAAGATATGGCGGCCGTCAACGAGACCATCCTCTCACAGCTGAATTCAGATGTTTCGCTCATCAATCAGTTGGGTTACTACATTATCAGCGGCGGCGGAAAGCGTATTCGTCCTATGATTGCCATTCTTGCGGCGCGAGCGCTCGGCTATGAAGGTAAGCAGCACGTGACTATTGCCGCGCTGATTGAATTTATTCATACCGCGACGCTATTGCATGACGATGTAGTGGATGAATCTGATATGCGGCGCGGAAAAGCCACGGCCAACGCGGCCTTTGGCAACGCAGCCAGCGTGCTGGTTGGCGATTTTATTTATACCCGCGCCTTTCAAATGATGACCAGCCTTGGTTCGCTGCGTATTCTGGCTTTGATGTCAGAAGCAGTAAACGTTATCGCCGAAGGCGAAGTGCTGCAGCTAATGAACTGTAACGATCCGGATATCACTGAAGAGAGCTATATGCGGGTGATTTACAGTAAAACAGCGCGTCTGTTCGAAGCCGCGGCGCAATCTTCCGGTATTCTGGCGGGCGCGACTGAAGCTCAGGAGCAGGGTTTACAGGATTATGGCCGCTATCTCGGCACCGCCTTTCAGCTGATTGACGATCTGCTTGATTACAGCGCCGATGGACAAACGTTGGGGAAAAACGTCGGTGACGATCTCAGCGAAGGTAAACCTACCCTGCCGTTGCTGCATGCCATGCGCCATGGCAATGCCCAGCAGACCGCCATGATACGTGAAGCCATTGAACAGGGTAATGGTCGCCATTTGCTGGATCCGGTACTGGAGGCGATGCGTCAATGCGGTTCTCTTGAGTGGACGCGCAGCCGTGCCGAACAGGAAGCAGATAAAGCTATTGCTGCTCTGCAGGTGTTGCCAGAATCTCCCTGGCGCAGCGCGCTGGAAGCGCTGGCTCATATGGCAGTACAGCGCGACTCCTGATGCGTTACGGGGGGCGCTTTTTAACGCTCCCCCACTCTTTATTTTTTCCTTCCGTTTGCAATCACCCATCACGCTTTTGCGAAGAGAAACACATTTCTCTCGCTTCATTTGGAATTTACTGGAAATAAATGGATTCTGTTTGCTATAAAAAACCACTTTCTGGCAAGATGGAGCTTGAACTACAAACAGAAATATACTCTTTCCCCTAACTCTTTTAGTTTAAAGTTTCTTAAAAACTCCAACAATTTTCGTCAAGAATAATCAGCATAGGGAGACGTGCGCTATGGGTAATGTGAATAAAACAAAGCAAGACTGGCATACGGCGGATATCATTGCCGCCCTGCATAAAAAGGGAACCTCTCTTGCTGCAGTATCGCGCCAGGCTGGCCTGAGTTCATCAACGCTGGCTAATGCGCTCAATCGTCCATGGCCGAAAGGGGAATGGTTAATTGCCGAGGCGCTCGCGGTTCATCCGGCGGAAATTTGGCCCAGCCGCTACTACGATCCCATAACCGGGAAGCTGATTGATCGTAAAAAGTTGATTCGTTCCCGCTCCTGACCCCGCTTAAATAAAAAAAAACAGCCCCCGAAATCGGGCGCTGTTTTTAACAAAAACGTCTTCAGAACGCGCTACAGCAGCGAGATTTATTCGCCTTTAACCCGTTCGATTTTCGCGCCCATGGCGATCAGCTTATCTTCGATATGCTCATAGCCACGATCGATATGATAAATACGATCGACCATTGTGGTTCCTTCAGCAATACAGCCAGCCAGTACCAGGCTGGCGGAAGCGCGTAAATCCGTCGCCATCACCTGCGCACCAGAAAGCTTCTCTACGCCGTAGCAAATCGCCGTATTGCTTTCGATCTCTGCATGCGCGCCCATACGTATCAGCTCAGGAATATGCATAAACCGGTTTTCGAAAATGGTTTCGGTAATGACGCCGGTTCCTTCTGCAACCAGGTTTAGCAATGTAAACTGCGCCTGCATATCGGTAGGAAAACCCGGATGCGGCGCGGTACGCACGTTAACGGCTTTCGGACGTTTACCGTGCATATCAAGGCTGATCCAGTCTTCACCCGTTTCGATTTCCGCACCGGCTTCACGCAACTTCGCCAGTACCGCATCCAGCGTATCAGGCTGCGTTTTATGACACACAACCTTGCCGCCAGAGATCGCTGCAGCAACCAGAAAAGTTCCCGTTTCAATACGATCAGGCAATACGCGGTAAACGCCGCCGCCCAGGCGCTCAACGCCCTCAATCGTAATACGATCGCCGCCTGCACCGCTGATTTTTGCGCCCAGGGTATTCAGGAAGTTCGCGGTATCCACGATTTCCGGTTCACGCGCGGCGTTTTCAATGATGGTCGTGCCGGTCGCCAGGGTCGCCGCAGACATGATGGTAACCGTCGCGCCAACGCTGACTTTATCCATCACTATGTGCGCGCCCTTCAAACGCCCATTGACCGAGGCTTTAACATAGCCCTCTTCCAGCTTGATTTCCGCGCCCAGTTGCTCCAGCCCGGTAATATGCAAATCAACCGGTCGCGCGCCGATGGCGCAGCCGCCAGGTAAAGAGACCTGCCCCTGACCAAAACGCGCTACCAGCGGTCCCAGCGCCCAAATCGAGGCGCGCATGGTTTTCACCAGCTCATAAGGGGCGCAGTAAATATCTACTTTACTGGCATCAAGATGCACAGAGCCATTGCGCTCCGCTTTTACACCCAGCTGGCTGAGCAGCTTCATGGTGGTATCAATGTCCTTCAGTTTCGGGACATTCTGAATCTCCACCGGCTCTTCAGCCAGCAGAGCGGCGAACAGGATCGGCAGGGCGGCATTTTTAGCGCCGGAGATGGTGACTTCACCGCTTAGCCGGGTCGGACCCTGTACACGAAATTTATCCATTGCAACTGCTCTCTGTTGTCAGAACTTAAAAGGCCATCGAGTCGCGGACCATAAACCGCCTCAACAGCTTAAAAACCGTTTAGCTTACGATCCCGTTCCCACTCTTCAGGGGTGTAGGTTTTGATGGATACCGCATGAATACGGTTATCAGCGATATATTCCATCAGCGGCGCATAGACCGCCTGCTGTTTTTTCACGCGACTCAGCTCAGCGAACAATTCGCCAACGGCGATAACCTGAAAATGGCTGCCGTCACCGCTGACATGTACTTCTTTTAACGGCAGTGCGTTCATTAGCACTGTCTGAATTTCACTATTTTCCATGATTTTTTTACATTCGGTTGATGATAAACAGGCAGTCATATTAGTTGAAAGCGCATTTATCTTAAACAAACAAAAAGCCCCCGGCTGGGCAGGGGCTTATACAAAAATCCAGCGCGATTAGTCGCAATTTTCAGCAGAAACAATAATCTGCTGTAAATTGTACAGCATGATCAGGGAGTGTAATTTATCCGTGATACCGCTGAAAACGGGGCTGGCACCCTGCTGTTGCGCTATCTGACGCAGATGCACCAGTAACGCCAGACCGGCAGAGTCTACGCGCTGCAGCCCGGAAACATCGATAACCTCAATTTTTTGCATTGCGGTTTCGCGCTGCTGCCACAGGCCGAGCAGTGTTTCCCGGTCAAGCTCCCCGCGAAGGTAAAGCGTTTTTGCCTCAACCTGCCAGCTCAGAAGATCAGCCATTATTTTTCTGATCCAGAGTAATAGGCTGCGCCGCATAGTTTTTCAGCTGCTGCGTCATACCGTCGATGCCTTTGGTACGCAAAATATCGCTCCACTCATTTTGTTTGGTGGTGATCATACTGATCCCTTCAGCGATCATGTCGTAGGCCTGCCATTCGCCGGTACGGCTGTTTTTACGCCACTGAAAATCCAGGCGAACCGGGGGTCGTCCGTTGGGGTCGATAATGCTGACGCGGATGGCAATGATATTCGCATCGCCCAGCGGCTGCTCCGGCGCGATTTGATACGTTTGTCCATGGTAAAGCGCCAGCGCCTGGCCATAAGCCTGCGCCAGATAATCGCCAAACGCGTTGAAATAGGCTTCGCGCTGCGCCGGCGTCGCTTCACGGTAGTAGCGGCCCAGAACCAGCGCGCCAGCATATTTAATTTGTACATAAGGCAGCAGTTCCTGACGAACAATCTCGCGCAGATAATTGGGATCCTGCTTGATTTTCGGCTGTTCATTTTTCAGACGGGTGAATGTCTTCGCCGCTGCCTCATTCATCAGCTTATAAGGATTGGTTTGATCTGCCGCGTTTGCCGCCAGCGGCGCGATAACCAGCATAGCGACCATCAGTAAACGTTTAAACATACGTGTAGCCTCTTAAGGTTGTTCCGGGTTAGCAGAAGTCGGTGCTGCAGGTGCATTTTGTTCCTGCGCAGGGCTTTGATTACCATCGCCGCTCTTATACAAGAACTGACCAATCAGATCTTCCAGCACCAGCGCCGATTTCGTATCCTGGAGCGTATCGCCATCCTTCAGAATAGCCGTGCCCATATCAGGATCGTCAAAACCAACATTTAACGCCAGATACTGTTCGCCCAGCAGCCCCTGAGTACGAATCGCCAGTGAACTGGTATCGGGAAGATGGTTATATCTGTCTTCAATTTCCATGGTTACGCGTGGCGACAGAGATTTCTCATCCAGGGAAATATCCGTAACGCGACCAATCACCACGCCGCCAATTTTAACCGGAGAGCTAATCTTCAACCCGCCGATATTGTCAAAAGACGCGTAGAGTCTCCATGTCGGCTCGGTGCCCAGCGATTTCACATCTGCAACGCGCAGACAGAGAAACAGGATGGCGATCAGCGCCAGCAGCATGAATGCCCCTACTCCAATTTCACTTTTTTTTGTTTGCATTGTCCTAGTTCCCAAACATCAGTGCCGTCAGCACAAAATCTAACCCCAGTACCGCCAGTGAGGAATGTACTACCGTACGCGTGGTGGCCCGGCTGATCCCTTCAGAGGTCGGAATCGCATCGTAGCCGTTAAATAACGCAATCCAGGTTACCGTAATGGCAAACACCGCGCTTTTAATCAGGCAGTTAATAATATCGGTACGGAAATCTACCGCGTTCTGCATCGCCGACCAGAAGAATCCAGGGTCGATACCTTTCCAGCTGACGCCTACCAACGCCCCGCCCCAAATGCCCACGGCGGTAAAAATCAGCGTTAATAGCGGCATACTGATAAAGCCCGCCCAGAAGCGCGGTGAAATTACCCGACGCAGCGGATCTACCGCCATCATTTCCATGCTGGAAAGCTGCTCCGTCGCTTTCATCAGGCCGATTTCCGCCGTTAACGCCGAACCGGCGCGTCCGGCAAACAGCAACGCCGTGACCACCGGCCCCAGTTCGCGCAGCAGCGACAATGACACCAGCATGCCGAGGCTGGTTTCAGCGCCGTAGGTCGTTAGCACCAAAAACCCCTGCAGCCCCAGCACCATGCCGATAAACAGGCCAGAAACCAAAATGATCAGCAAGGACATCACGCCTACGCTGTATAACTGTTTGATCAGCAGCGGGGCGTGTTTGCGAAATTGCGGTTTACCGGCCAGCGCGTGAAACAGCATCAGACCGGCACGGCCAAACGAAGCACAGGTTTGGATCCCCTGGCGACCCAGTAGCGCCAGCGCATTTAAAAACATCAGCTTATTGACTCCCTGAACCGGTAAGATCGGCAAAATAGTCGCCAGCCGGATAACGGAAAGGCACCGGCCCATCAGCAATCCCATCGATGAACTGGCGTACACGTGCGTCAGGATTATCCTGAAGCGCCTGCGTTGTTCCCTGAGCAATGATTTTTTGCCCTGCAACAATATAGGCGTAATCGGCAATGCTCAAGACCTCAGGCACATCATGTGAAACCACGATACAGGTCATGCCCAGCGAATGATTCAGCTCATCAATCAGCTTAACCAGTACGCCCATGGTAATGGGATCCTGACCGACAAAAGGCTCGTCGAACATGATCAGATCCGGTTCCAGCGCAATCGCTCGCGCCAGTGCGGCGCGGCGCGCCATCCCGCCCGAAAGCTCTGAGGGCATTAATTTCGCTGCTCCGCGCAGACCGACCGCTTCCAGCTTCATCATCACGGTGCTGTGCAGTAGCGGCGCGGGCAAGCGCGTATGCTCCCGCAACGGCCAGGCGACATTCTCGTAAACATTAAGATCGGTAAACAGCGCTCCGGACTGAAACAGCATGCTCATACGCTTGCGTGTCTCATACAGGCGCGAGCGCGACAATTGGGGAATATTTTCGCCGTCGAACCAGATATCACCGGCATCTGGCTGCAGTTGGCCGCCAATAAGACGCAGCAGAGTCGTTTTACCGATACCGGAAGGCCCCATGATGGCGGTGACTTTCCCTTTTGGCACCGTTAACGAGATATTGTCGAAAATGGTGCGATTACCACGGGTAAAGCTAACGCCGTGGACTTCGACCAGATTCGTGGATGGCTGGTGCATTGATACCTCTGTTATCCATTTTAGGCGATTCAAAAGATTTATGTTAATCGCATCTAAGTAACCGTTGCCGCGAGTTTTACAGAAATCGGATGCTACTTCGTAGCGAAAACCGGCATACGTTTTACTTTTTGCTCGCAGACGGTCAAAATCATCGCCATTCTTTATATCGCCTGCAAAATGACGAGTCTGGCAAACCGACGAGTATAACCGATCCAAGGATTTTTCATGCTTTTAGCCGCTGCACTGTTAGTTATCGGTTTAGTTTTACTGGTCTATGGAGCCGATCGTTTAGTGTTTAGTGCCGCCATTCTCTGTCGTTCGTTGGGCATTCCTCCGCTGATTATTGGTATGACCATTGTGGGCATCGGCACCTCGCTGCCTGAACTGATCGTCTCTTTTACTGCCGCCACGCATGGGCAGATGGATATGGCCGTCGGCACTGCAATGGGTTCCAATATTACTAATATCTTGCTGATTCTTGGCGGTGCGGCACTGCTACATCCCCTTACGGTCCATTCGAACCTGGTGCGGCGTGAACTGCCGTTAATGCTGCTGGTAACCTTGTTAAGCGGCATCATCCTGTGTGACCACCAGTTGAGTCGCGTTGATGGCGTCGCGCTGATCGCCTTTGCCCTGCTCTATCTGCTGTTTATTATTCGTATCGCCCGCCGCGCCGAACGGGATAATAGCGATACGTTAACGCGGGAACAGCTGGCTGAACTGCCGCGTGACGATTCAGGCAACACGGTTGCTTTTCTGTGGCTGGCGGTTGCGCTGATTATTCTACCAATGTCGACCCGCATGGTAATCGATAACGCAACGGTGATTGCGGACTACTTCGGCGTAAGCGAGCTGGTGATTGGGCTAACGATTATTTCCGTCGGGACCAGCCTGCCGGAGCTGGCGACCGTGATCGCAGGCGCATTAAAAGGAGAAGATGACATAGCCATTGGCAACCTTATCGGCTCCAACATTTATAATCTGGCTATTGTACCTGGACTGCCGGCTCTGCTTCAGCCCGGGGAGTTCGACAGCGCCGCCTTTGAGCGCGATTACTGGGTTATGCTCGGCGTCAGCGCTCTGTTTATGCTTATTTGCCTACAGCGCAGCCGTCGTATTGGTCGTCGCGCCGGGGCGATTTTACTGGCCGGCTTTATAGCCTGGGTAGCCATACTTTACCTGCAGCCATTTAGTCTCAACGGATAAAGGACTGAACATCAATGACGCACATCATGCCCGAGCCGGGATTCGATTTCCAACAGGCCGGTAAAGAAGTACTTGATATTGAACGCCAGGGGCTGGAACAGCTCGATCAATACATCAACGATGATTTTACCCGCGCCTGCGAAATGATGTTCTGGTGCCAGGGAAAAGTCGTGGTAATGGGGATGGGTAAATCGGGGCATATTGGCAAAAAAATGGCGGCCACCTTCGCCAGTACCGGCACACCCGCCTTTTTTGTGCATCCCGCCGAAGCCAGCCATGGCGATTTAGGGATGGTCACCAGCAACGACATCGTGATCGCTATTTCCAACTCCGGCGAATCAAGCGAAATCCAGGCGCTGATCCCGGTGTTAAAACGGCTTAAAGTGCCGCTGATTTGCATCACCAGCCGCCCGGAAAGCAGCATGGCGCGTGCAGCAGATCTTCATCTGTGTGTTAAAGTGCCGCACGAAGCGTGTCCGTTGGGCCTGGCACCGACCTCCAGCACTACGGCAACGCTGGTGATGGGCGATGCGCTGGCGGTTGCCCTGCTGAAGGCGCGCGGCTTTACCGCCCAGGACTTCGCTCTTTCTCACCCTGGCGGCGCGCTGGGACGCAAACTGTTGCTGCGCGTCAGTGATATTATGCACACCGGCGATGAAATTCCCCACGTTACCCGCGAAGCCTCGCTACGCGATGCACTGCTGGAAATTACACGCAAAAATCTGGGTATGACGGCAATCGTAGACGATTTAATGCATATTCAGGGCATTTTTACCGACGGTGATTTACGCCGCGTTTTTGATATGGGCATCGATTTTCAAAAAGCGTCTATCGCCAGCGTGATGACGCCGGGCGGCATTCGCGTACGCCCCAATATGCTAGCGGTTGACGCTCTGAACCTGATGCAAAGTAAGCATATCACTGCCGTCATGGTTGCCGACGGCGACCAGCTTATTGGTGTTGTTCATATGCATGACATGCTGCGCGCAGGCGTAGTATAAACCGGATGGAAACAAGAATGACGCAAGAAAAAAACGTCGTGGAAACCTGCTACGGCGAGGTAAGCCAGGACGTAATACAACGCGCCAGCGAGATTCGCCTGTTGATCTGCGATGTTGATGGCGTAATGTCCGATGGCCTGATTTATATGGGCAATAGCGGCGAAGAGCTAAAAGCGTTTAACGTTCGTGATGGTTATGGCATTCGCTGCCTGCTGACCTCCGACATTGAGGTGGCGATTATCACCGGCCGCCGGGCCAAACTGCTGGAAGATCGTTGCCAGACGCTGGGCATTACACATCTTTACCAGGGGCAGTCTGATAAGCTTTTGGCCTTCAGGGAACTTCTGGATAAACTGTCGTTAGCCCCCAATCAGGTCGCCTACGTCGGCGACGATTTGATTGACTGGCCGGTGATGGCCAAAGTGGGTTTAAGTATCGCCGTAGCTGATGCTCACCCGCTGCTGCTGGGGCGCGCCAACTATGTGACCCGTATTGCCGGTGGGCGCGGCGCGGTACGCGAAGTCTGCGATCTGATTTTGATCGCCCAGGATAAGTTTGATGATGCCAAAGGGCAATCGGTATGAGTAAAACCAGGCGTTGGATAACGCTATTGTTGGCGTTGATTGCCATTATCTTGATCGGCTGGAATCTTGCCGGTAACGAAGATGAACAGGGTCAGGTGGAAACAAACGATCGGGAACCGACCTATACCAGCGCGAATTCCAGTACCGTGGTATATAACCCAACCGGCAGCCTGAGCTACAAGCTGGTGTCGGATAAGGTGACCTACTTTTCCGCCGATGAAATCAGTTGGTTTGACAGGCCGCTGATGACCACTTATGACGAAAACAAGATCCCTGCCTGGTCAGTACGGGCCGACAAGGCCAAACTGACGAAAGATCGCATGCTTTATCTTTACGGTCACGTTGAGGTCAATAGCCTGGCTAAAGATACCCAGATTGAGCGGATCAAAACCGATAATGCGCAGGTGAATCTGGTTACGCAGGATGTGATGTCTGATGACCAGGTCACTCTTTATGGCCGCAGCTTTAACTCCACTGGTATGAAGATGCGCGGTAATTTACGGACGAAAACGGCCGAGCTGATTGAAAAGGTCAAAACAAATTATGAAATCAATGCACAACAACAGCCTTAAACTACTGCTTATCAGTACCCTGCTGGCCGCCAGCGTTCCGGCTTTTGCCTTAACCGGCGACTCTGAAAAGCCGGTTAACATCAATTCGGCCAATCAGGCGCTGGATATGCAGGGCAATGTCGCGACCTTTACCGGCAACGTTATCGTTACTCAGGGTTCGATAAAAATTACCGCAGATAAAGTGGTGGTTACACGTCCCGGCGGCGACAGCAAAAAAACCGTGGTCGACGCCTATGGCAATCCGGCCACTTTTTATCAGCTACAGGACGATGGCAAACCGGTAAAAGGCCATGCGGCAAAGATGCGCTATGAGCTGGCGAAGGATTTCGTTGAGCTTACCGGCAATGCTTATATTGAGCAGCTGGACAGCAACGTGAAAGGCGATCGCATTACCTATCTGGTTAAAGAGCAGAAGATGCAGGCCTGGAGTGAAGGCGATAACAAACGCGTCACCACGGTGCTGGTTCCTTCGCAGTTGCAG of Pantoea alhagi contains these proteins:
- the mlaC gene encoding phospholipid-binding protein MlaC: MFKRLLMVAMLVIAPLAANAADQTNPYKLMNEAAAKTFTRLKNEQPKIKQDPNYLREIVRQELLPYVQIKYAGALVLGRYYREATPAQREAYFNAFGDYLAQAYGQALALYHGQTYQIAPEQPLGDANIIAIRVSIIDPNGRPPVRLDFQWRKNSRTGEWQAYDMIAEGISMITTKQNEWSDILRTKGIDGMTQQLKNYAAQPITLDQKNNG
- the mlaB gene encoding lipid asymmetry maintenance protein MlaB; its protein translation is MADLLSWQVEAKTLYLRGELDRETLLGLWQQRETAMQKIEVIDVSGLQRVDSAGLALLVHLRQIAQQQGASPVFSGITDKLHSLIMLYNLQQIIVSAENCD
- the ispB gene encoding octaprenyl diphosphate synthase, which codes for MNLEQINELTAQDMAAVNETILSQLNSDVSLINQLGYYIISGGGKRIRPMIAILAARALGYEGKQHVTIAALIEFIHTATLLHDDVVDESDMRRGKATANAAFGNAASVLVGDFIYTRAFQMMTSLGSLRILALMSEAVNVIAEGEVLQLMNCNDPDITEESYMRVIYSKTARLFEAAAQSSGILAGATEAQEQGLQDYGRYLGTAFQLIDDLLDYSADGQTLGKNVGDDLSEGKPTLPLLHAMRHGNAQQTAMIREAIEQGNGRHLLDPVLEAMRQCGSLEWTRSRAEQEADKAIAALQVLPESPWRSALEALAHMAVQRDS
- the lptA gene encoding lipopolysaccharide ABC transporter substrate-binding protein LptA, with the protein product MHNNSLKLLLISTLLAASVPAFALTGDSEKPVNINSANQALDMQGNVATFTGNVIVTQGSIKITADKVVVTRPGGDSKKTVVDAYGNPATFYQLQDDGKPVKGHAAKMRYELAKDFVELTGNAYIEQLDSNVKGDRITYLVKEQKMQAWSEGDNKRVTTVLVPSQLQDKPASSSTSQQKSR
- the mlaE gene encoding lipid asymmetry maintenance ABC transporter permease subunit MlaE — its product is MFLNALALLGRQGIQTCASFGRAGLMLFHALAGKPQFRKHAPLLIKQLYSVGVMSLLIILVSGLFIGMVLGLQGFLVLTTYGAETSLGMLVSLSLLRELGPVVTALLFAGRAGSALTAEIGLMKATEQLSSMEMMAVDPLRRVISPRFWAGFISMPLLTLIFTAVGIWGGALVGVSWKGIDPGFFWSAMQNAVDFRTDIINCLIKSAVFAITVTWIALFNGYDAIPTSEGISRATTRTVVHSSLAVLGLDFVLTALMFGN
- the rplU gene encoding 50S ribosomal protein L21; translation: MYAVFQSGGKQHRVSEGQTVRLEKLDIATGETIEFDQVLMIANGDDVTIGAPLVSGGVIKAEVVAHGRGEKIKIVKFRRRKHHRKQQGHRQWFTDVKITGISA
- the mlaD gene encoding outer membrane lipid asymmetry maintenance protein MlaD → MQTKKSEIGVGAFMLLALIAILFLCLRVADVKSLGTEPTWRLYASFDNIGGLKISSPVKIGGVVIGRVTDISLDEKSLSPRVTMEIEDRYNHLPDTSSLAIRTQGLLGEQYLALNVGFDDPDMGTAILKDGDTLQDTKSALVLEDLIGQFLYKSGDGNQSPAQEQNAPAAPTSANPEQP
- the ibaG gene encoding BolA family iron metabolism protein IbaG, giving the protein MENSEIQTVLMNALPLKEVHVSGDGSHFQVIAVGELFAELSRVKKQQAVYAPLMEYIADNRIHAVSIKTYTPEEWERDRKLNGF
- the kdsC gene encoding 3-deoxy-manno-octulosonate-8-phosphatase KdsC — encoded protein: MTQEKNVVETCYGEVSQDVIQRASEIRLLICDVDGVMSDGLIYMGNSGEELKAFNVRDGYGIRCLLTSDIEVAIITGRRAKLLEDRCQTLGITHLYQGQSDKLLAFRELLDKLSLAPNQVAYVGDDLIDWPVMAKVGLSIAVADAHPLLLGRANYVTRIAGGRGAVREVCDLILIAQDKFDDAKGQSV
- the rpmA gene encoding 50S ribosomal protein L27, which translates into the protein MAHKKAGGSTRNGRDSNAQRLGVKRFGGESVLAGNIIVRQRGTKFHAGTNVGLGRDHTLFATANGKVKFEVKGPNNRKYVSIVAE
- the mlaF gene encoding phospholipid ABC transporter ATP-binding protein MlaF, with protein sequence MHQPSTNLVEVHGVSFTRGNRTIFDNISLTVPKGKVTAIMGPSGIGKTTLLRLIGGQLQPDAGDIWFDGENIPQLSRSRLYETRKRMSMLFQSGALFTDLNVYENVAWPLREHTRLPAPLLHSTVMMKLEAVGLRGAAKLMPSELSGGMARRAALARAIALEPDLIMFDEPFVGQDPITMGVLVKLIDELNHSLGMTCIVVSHDVPEVLSIADYAYIVAGQKIIAQGTTQALQDNPDARVRQFIDGIADGPVPFRYPAGDYFADLTGSGSQ
- the lptC gene encoding LPS export ABC transporter periplasmic protein LptC; the protein is MSKTRRWITLLLALIAIILIGWNLAGNEDEQGQVETNDREPTYTSANSSTVVYNPTGSLSYKLVSDKVTYFSADEISWFDRPLMTTYDENKIPAWSVRADKAKLTKDRMLYLYGHVEVNSLAKDTQIERIKTDNAQVNLVTQDVMSDDQVTLYGRSFNSTGMKMRGNLRTKTAELIEKVKTNYEINAQQQP
- a CDS encoding calcium/sodium antiporter, whose protein sequence is MLLAAALLVIGLVLLVYGADRLVFSAAILCRSLGIPPLIIGMTIVGIGTSLPELIVSFTAATHGQMDMAVGTAMGSNITNILLILGGAALLHPLTVHSNLVRRELPLMLLVTLLSGIILCDHQLSRVDGVALIAFALLYLLFIIRIARRAERDNSDTLTREQLAELPRDDSGNTVAFLWLAVALIILPMSTRMVIDNATVIADYFGVSELVIGLTIISVGTSLPELATVIAGALKGEDDIAIGNLIGSNIYNLAIVPGLPALLQPGEFDSAAFERDYWVMLGVSALFMLICLQRSRRIGRRAGAILLAGFIAWVAILYLQPFSLNG
- the murA gene encoding UDP-N-acetylglucosamine 1-carboxyvinyltransferase, coding for MDKFRVQGPTRLSGEVTISGAKNAALPILFAALLAEEPVEIQNVPKLKDIDTTMKLLSQLGVKAERNGSVHLDASKVDIYCAPYELVKTMRASIWALGPLVARFGQGQVSLPGGCAIGARPVDLHITGLEQLGAEIKLEEGYVKASVNGRLKGAHIVMDKVSVGATVTIMSAATLATGTTIIENAAREPEIVDTANFLNTLGAKISGAGGDRITIEGVERLGGGVYRVLPDRIETGTFLVAAAISGGKVVCHKTQPDTLDAVLAKLREAGAEIETGEDWISLDMHGKRPKAVNVRTAPHPGFPTDMQAQFTLLNLVAEGTGVITETIFENRFMHIPELIRMGAHAEIESNTAICYGVEKLSGAQVMATDLRASASLVLAGCIAEGTTMVDRIYHIDRGYEHIEDKLIAMGAKIERVKGE
- a CDS encoding helix-turn-helix domain-containing protein; the protein is MGNVNKTKQDWHTADIIAALHKKGTSLAAVSRQAGLSSSTLANALNRPWPKGEWLIAEALAVHPAEIWPSRYYDPITGKLIDRKKLIRSRS
- the kdsD gene encoding arabinose-5-phosphate isomerase KdsD: MTHIMPEPGFDFQQAGKEVLDIERQGLEQLDQYINDDFTRACEMMFWCQGKVVVMGMGKSGHIGKKMAATFASTGTPAFFVHPAEASHGDLGMVTSNDIVIAISNSGESSEIQALIPVLKRLKVPLICITSRPESSMARAADLHLCVKVPHEACPLGLAPTSSTTATLVMGDALAVALLKARGFTAQDFALSHPGGALGRKLLLRVSDIMHTGDEIPHVTREASLRDALLEITRKNLGMTAIVDDLMHIQGIFTDGDLRRVFDMGIDFQKASIASVMTPGGIRVRPNMLAVDALNLMQSKHITAVMVADGDQLIGVVHMHDMLRAGVV